atcgtgaactgggtcctaagtctatgtatggtggataggctttcaatggaaaaacagcctttcaaaataatagtacttcctggttggattttcctcaggttttcgcctgccatatcagttctgttatactcaccgacattattttaacagttttggaaaccttagaatgttttctatcaaaatctactaattatattcaTAGCCTAGCTTCTTGGCCTAAGTagtaggcagtttaatttgggtacgcttttcatccaaaattccgaatgctgctgttttaatagtatgttgtacctagtttccctccttcagggaacagtagttatagtcataacgttacgctTGTCATATGATGACATTCAACTTCAATACTGGATCTTGCTGTCAGAGTTTTTTTGTATTCAGATCTCTGAAATGGTCTTTAACTACGTAACATTTAGTGTCTCCTTATGTTAcgctgggaaaacagttttcatgggcacagaaaTCCTAAATKATTTCAGAGTTTGCTAAATCCAATGGATCTGAGTCACcttaactttattgacaacacacaaatggatactgtcattaatgtggttcttcaataattacacataattcttaatactgtagctgttttgttagtcacatgttcaactatcatcagctgatccaggaaatcattttctgaatgccagtcacatgacaaacatcatgacatgcaacaacaaccaaagtgcttcttcattcattacaccggtaaagacagttatgccgTGCTCCACGTTGGATCCAACATCCCTAACAAATTGATGTTTACAATGTTATTGTCTGCTTTATTTATAGTAGAGTCTCGTTAGTCTGTTTGCACACAGAGATACTTagctcataatgtgtagagaactgttccttgatggataggctattgtacaaaacacagagctattttcctttattcaggacatttagaatgacaacccattacagagtagcctagtgggatTATTCACAAAATTATCTGGTGATCAGGTTATGAAATGTCATGACAAAGACATTTTAGTTTCCATGTTTCACCTGAAATTTTTAATGATTCATAGtcctaggtctatgttgttgttaggtgaagttatgggtgctacagtaggtctatgttattgttaggtgaagttatgggtcctacagcaggtctatgttgttgttaggtgaagttatgggtcctacagtaggtctgtgtttttgtttggtgaagttatgggtcctacagtaggtctatgttattgttaggtgaaattatgggtcctacagtaggtttatgttgttgttaggtgaagttatgggtcctacagtaggtctatgttattgttatgggtcctacagtaggtccaTGTAAGGTGAAGTTGTgtgtcctacagtaggtctatattattgttaggtgaagttatgggtcctacagtaggtctatgttattgttggGTGAAGTTATGGGTTCTACAATAGTTCATGCAGTTATGGGCCAATTTGTTAAACACTTAGTGTCCAAACCCTCATTGTCAGGCTGATGTTAAAGCCAAAGAGccttttactggttgaagtgtttaAGTATAAAGCAGTTGATTTGCGACAATAACACAAAGTTAAGTTGGAGATTCAAACAAGccttacaattataatccaaaagtaatgtgaaatgcactcataagcaacctgTAAATGGAGGCTATTATTGCTGTCAGCCTATGAGAactcccctgagttttccccccaCGGTGGTGAATTAGTGGATAGACACAGAAATGAATGTGAGTTTCCTTGAGTAGCACTCCTGATCTTGCGCTGCaatattcagaatacattgttaaaaattgaaaaactaaaatctttgctcaccatttttgctccaggcagatatagtacatccataactagtggtttcctcattaccagatatactacatccataactagtggtttcatcattaccagatatactacatccataactagtggtttcctcattaccagatatactacatccataactagtggtttcctcattaccagatatactNtcattaccagatatactacatccataactagtggtttcctcattaccagatatactacatccataactagtggtttcctcattaccagatatactacatccataactagtggtttcctcattaccagatatacaacatccataactagtggtgtCCTCATTACCAGATAAACAACATCCATAACTAGAGATTTtttcattaccagatatactacatccataactagcggtttcctcattaccagatatactacatccataactagcggtttcctcattagcagatatattacatccataactagtggtttcctcattaccagatatactacatccataactagcggtttcctcattaccagatatactccatccataactagtggtttccttaTTAGCAGGGAGGAGTTTCTGCAATCAAATTGTGTGTGCATTGCCCTCGTGCTGCAattttagcaaacacagaaaggggcctatattggagaccaaaagtcgtctggcacactgcttaggatTTCAACAACTTTAACTTATTTCTagttactactaatgtgaaaacaagacaaaatatgacttGTTGCTAACTTGACTGTCTTAAcatctctaggatatgtgggacgctaacgtctcacttggccaaaatccagaaaaaatgtagcgcgccaaattcaaatatattactataaaaatcaatctttcatgaaatcacacatgaaagacaccaaattaaagctatacatgttgtgaatccagccaacatgtctgatttcaaaaaggatttactggGAAAGCGCACCAAACAATtgtgttagctcagtacatagccacagaaaaacacagccattttcccagcaaaatatagtagtaacaaaaagcagaaatagagataaaattaatcactaaccattgaacatcttcatcagatgacactcatatgacatcatgttacacaatacattaatgttttgttcgataatgtgcatatttatatccacaaatctcggtttacattggcgccatgttcagaaatgcttccaaaatatccggagtaattacagagagccacgtcaaataacagaaatatcatcataaactttgatgaaagatacacgtttttacatataattaaagatacacttgttcttaatgcaaccgctgtgtcagatttttaaaaaactttacgtaaaaagcacaccatgcaataatctgagacggcgctcagatttaacaacatttctccgccatgttggagWcaacagaaatacgaaattacatcataaatattcccttacctttgattatcttcatcagaatgcagtgccaggaatcctagttccacattaaatcgttgttttgttcgataatgtccatgaCTTATGTCTAAGTaactacttttgctagcatgtgtagtacacgtgtccaaacgctcgcgcagatgcaggcaaacgtcggacgaaaacttcaaaaagttatattacaagtcgaataaactggtcaaacttagtagagaatcaatctccaggatgttgttatcatatatatccaataacgttcctaCCGGAGCattattttcagtctctataagtaatggaacgcatggcgatatcatgaggaaagtgcgtgaccaagaactggcactctgccagaccactgactcaaacacctcccatccggtcccacaacacagcataagcttcattccacggtctactgactgttgacatctagtggaaggcgtaggaagtgcaaacagatccatatattacagggaattgaataggtgatgactttaacatcgacataattcaaacagttttagaaactccagagtgttttctatcaaatagtaataaaaatatgcatatattagcatctgggacagagtaggaggcagttcactatgggcacgcaattcatccaaaagtgaaaatgctgccccctatatcaaagaagttaattgtcaaataatttaacagacatcaattgttgtacaacttcATGGGTATGCTCTGGGCATCACCTTTTACCTCAAATAAACAGTGGATATCTGCTGTTGTGGGCTTTTAACCGTTTGTCTGACTTTgtcattcacacaggagagagacgggactTTCGTGGATCCTCTgtggagcctcaacaacatcatgatgctgacgaggcagagaagagtctctccagatcagaactcaagaaacaccagcgattacacacaggagagaaatctttctgctgctctgactgtggaaaaatATTCAACTCTTCAGTAAACCTTAAGATACATCAACtaattcacactggagagaaatattttggctgtgatcaatgtgggaggagtttttctacatctagctatctaactatacaccggagaacacacacaggagagaaaccttatagctgtagtCAGTGTGGGAAAGGTTTTGGTACATATAGCTGTCTGGCAGCACaccggagaacacacacaggagagaaaccgtatagctgtactcaatgtgggaagagttttggtSCATCMMGCTGTCTGACaaaacaccagagaacacacacaggagagaaaccttatagctgtgatcaatgtgggaagagttttggtacAGCTGGCTGTCTGGCAACACaccggagaacacacacaggagagaaaccttatagctgtactcaatgtgggaagagttttactcattcAACCAGCCTGATagcacaccagagaacacacacaggagagaaatcttatagctgtgatcaatgtgggaagagttttggtacAGCTGGCTGTCTGGCAACACaccggagaacacacacaggagagaaaccttatagctgtactcaatgtgggaagagttttactcagctaaGCAGCCTGATATCACACCGGAGaacacatacaggagagaaaccttatagctgtaatcaatgtgggaagagatttGCTTCATCTGGCCTTCTGACtgtacaccagagaatacacaccggagagaaaccttattgctgtgatcaatgtggaagaAGTTTTACTCAGCTAAGCAGCCTGGTAtctcaccagagaacacacacaggagagaaacctcatagctgtgatcaatgtgggaagagatactctgataaaagatctctgactaaacatcagaaaatacatggagttgtttcatgatatcaa
This genomic interval from Salvelinus sp. IW2-2015 unplaced genomic scaffold, ASM291031v2 Un_scaffold16442, whole genome shotgun sequence contains the following:
- the LOC112080697 gene encoding oocyte zinc finger protein XlCOF22-like isoform X1 gives rise to the protein MRSLSYSSAKEEMDITVKQEVEEEADTVKEEKDAFRVKEEEEEEAVTVKEEEKKEEDVTVKGEADAVYGVEEEEMTVTSKREEEEENETGFLGPVSQTHLKASNGSNDEFSHKMVLRNRPLINTRERRDFRGSSVEPQQHHDADEAEKSLSRSELKKHQRLHTGEKSFCCSDCGKIFNSSVNLKIHQLIHTGEKYFGCDQCGRSFSTSSYLTIHRRTHTGEKPYSCSQCGKGFGTYSCLAAHRRTHTGEKPYSCTQCGKSFGXSXCLTKHQRTHTGEKPYSCDQCGKSFGTAGCLATHRRTHTGEKPYSCTQCGKSFTHSTSLIAHQRTHTGEKSYSCDQCGKSFGTAGCLATHRRTHTGEKPYSCTQCGKSFTQLSSLISHRRTHTGEKPYSCNQCGKRFASSGLLTVHQRIHTGEKPYCCDQCGRSFTQLSSLVSHQRTHTGEKPHSCDQCGKRYSDKRSLTKHQKIHGVVS
- the LOC112080697 gene encoding zinc finger protein ZFP2-like isoform X2 gives rise to the protein MQFMSERGGRVDDCYIEKGGGNWISGPVSQTHLKASNGSNGELSRKMVLRNRSLINTRERRDFRGSSVEPQQHHDADEAEKSLSRSELKKHQRLHTGEKSFCCSDCGKIFNSSVNLKIHQLIHTGEKYFGCDQCGRSFSTSSYLTIHRRTHTGEKPYSCSQCGKGFGTYSCLAAHRRTHTGEKPYSCTQCGKSFGXSXCLTKHQRTHTGEKPYSCDQCGKSFGTAGCLATHRRTHTGEKPYSCTQCGKSFTHSTSLIAHQRTHTGEKSYSCDQCGKSFGTAGCLATHRRTHTGEKPYSCTQCGKSFTQLSSLISHRRTHTGEKPYSCNQCGKRFASSGLLTVHQRIHTGEKPYCCDQCGRSFTQLSSLVSHQRTHTGEKPHSCDQCGKRYSDKRSLTKHQKIHGVVS